One Fusobacterium nucleatum genomic window carries:
- a CDS encoding autotransporter-associated N-terminal domain-containing protein, whose protein sequence is MLDYTKVESRLKSFLKNNKRLGYSVALLVSFLINGGFSYAVETRAELRDRIVQEQENISQMLKDSDKSISDIELKIKKLTQRGEFWVKPLERSYQVAFITSFGNYTKNRNRTEQNFTEPEYGTPGGRRGSSGNIYMVDINGITELANNKATTGNKSNYKGSYNYKGKNYGEYGIIKDPLEFVDKIDFGASITPKAVAEKTVAIKTVSETRVTEPRVSVSKIDVSRVTVTPPTAPRMQALPNPGNPSVNITAPGAITPLGTVTVAAIPAINVAVAAPTVGAAPTVNAPTVATPPTPAGFSPKLITPPEKPDAPTIIAPTNFTPPALDFVGTGFFQYWGIGSHTNGIKRGTYIDGSIVIENYENYKTASTHTTTNPFEIVTGTGTGGMKWTGSLNAWTTNGENWVTGMTPARNLNYNETLSTGTVAGAKSAFINELRDHDAVIEGNYKMTYNGGDPTTIPALSYTKMFISYNPAGRATDEPGTVAMAPMSGWLGQSAKRTATFKGTLELHGSPNKNPNGSLYEILVGTEHQLWDSQDNREGYSNFVNEGDFILKSGYNVIGIMFDSEALNENGRTKKHNNTANNKGRIIIKNENSIGIDFGSYIIKNWLPLDVTLGNIIVEGKNNYGFRMKNIGQNTYYDDVTVSGGGAGKTITVAGKNNVGLAIGKSLSSNPQPYTEAGNLNHGVLDKNNPISNFFGVNVKVIGEETVGFLRLSDSSSDNTNDFVFNNQTMGTFELGKGAKNSTLIRTDKYGIQVRKDITSTGKDNDGKDNTGSGNTILHANGEAQHIYNYSKITVGKGFTQTTGMAATGTATTAKVNILNEGTIEIQGKKGIGMYVDQHTKGKSSGTIKMLGAGDTDAKGNVGSAENVGISNAGNFEFLGTLEVNGKKSSGIYNTGVTTISVGSAPTDTTKITATNGATALYSKGNNTKIESNVTGKKLKITVNAGTTKQGLAAYAEDKSKIILKDSEISVTGGAAGVAAFNTGTKIDLEEATLAYDGDGYAVYSDGNGEVNLKKATIELKGSSTAFDIDLGAATLPITLDTNTRIKVKSDNVIAFNLKRATGLTTVGGIETSIKSKIETKLGLGANSLNNLFTGSTATKYKIAAADGGTITLGSLDKSGTSTDTVVDKKEGYQYFNRFLAQRLVATTNKNSTIKAVLTTADANTRYNGQVTGFEMNSSKLATSNAEAAINLVQSKIIADRNGAGNGAVGAFINYGKVSVDKDSAIEVETQTGNTANDKAVGVYAVNGSEVSNAGTIKVGGKQSVGILGMAYRLDNKNQLVVDEFGSKATNQGKVTITNTKDITMTGENSIGIYAKNNKTGSAVSNHVVSNSGTITVGKSSGTSTAVAIYADKVTVKPENGTLKIAEGAVGIYATPKTEVGVANKNLGTIHFTGKNAVGIYLKGTTADGDSVLKGNKLTLKQDAGTTTGKIGIFYDLQNAQTSTVEIDAANANNVIAYYTKNKDLTVKAPITLAQGSVGITGTSGKKFTYGDDTNATPYVMTIGKQSTGIYGDSNITLGAKTNVKLQDESAIGAYATGTNGLITSKGTLTFNKEKSTGLYAANGAKIVEVAGANSKLDFSAATAKNNTGIYLAGAKWEGRATAYTFDSDHSKKNIYLFAQGSKNGSTVHSSNLVLKNEFKVSPSGTASGSNKTIGIYLDTTVKGGSGSSAYTSNTLDSTAANAKVTVEKGGIGIYAKNNSTTVDNIIKRANISSTGNASVGVFADGNIKLEQAGGKITAANKGIGLYGNKGKITLAAPINVETSTQGTGIYLTNGSYLTGSKITLKNTGVAAAGVYYTKGNNNNEVVHNNELAVNSGSNLLALYLDNGVKVKNNADITVTAGAKNVGAFVTKGSTLTNDKTIKVGATSGYTDGMGIYVQHGIATNNAGKLIEVLDNSANSVSVAMAANGAAAATSATITNKGNIKVYGDAIGMNVGGYSTGTNTGTIIATDRGSLKAIGAYVNGANAKFTNSGTIQSDNIAVALKDTKAGNVTSTGSLKLTKNNAVGVYADNSVINFAVTPITTNNGTVALYAKGNTTINSKITSATGKGHVGVYVADSKVTFGNASSVIVGNGVNGAYGVGVFTKAGFNGNIKTTITQNGDKTIGLYAGNQGGVGSKITHEGTMNIGRGVGIFVPQNSSFIAKNSVLNVNGGTAIFLKGGTVDLGATGKATINFGANGGTAIYQESGTINTGANLRINGKGSFLALKNANSTINSVVSVGANAMGINAIYDKAGTNYALTIGNAGKFQLNGNKATGLSATVRGVLPNKVTVVNKGLIETLGANTETTGIIANGASVQNIGRINIGIKGAAIYATNDGTDKNTQISNTGQINLIGNEAKGIVGIKVNTNQNIVVGRITGNKDQLVGAYFKNSNTVNIRDAKVNLATNAKGLVFDTTNFNISATTGKNLVNVGGTTDNTKRAIGVAAIGSSGSISKTDITIGSSATGKQSMGLYAQGGTLTYDSTTGDLKATGNNVILAYADASGTINLNGGKTLNVGAGGIGVGAKGGNVLANKTTVIQVNGLEGIGAYVNGGRISPNFDIKVKGTKGRGVYATGNVLSLAKVSELKGTGSIAYVLENVTNHVSVPNAIQLTDTASTGQFGVVAMGRGNGLTVNNIKVVGNSNIGVSSTTGKAVINNGTLNVANSVANKTSIGIYSRGGSITNKGTVTVGANSLGIYGEKSSVTTGALTVAGNKGVGISLNNKTGALGNVIVNGNVSVGANQAVGIQVSKANITVNNLTVGNGDSKGIFADGAGNITARGNVDVGANSVGIYQKAGNGIIRVGTLNNTMKVGEKGYGVLSQGSAVINNSNLTVGKEGIGIYVKDNNLTSKGTVTVGTNGVGLFLKGAGKTLRSEGLVTVATNNSIGVYADGANIIQKGGMKIGNTSKMGGMSGNSTPFTGIGVYSKGDGNVSAEGNLIVGYDSIGVYKNGKGTVNVGSASGNDKLAVADKGYGIYHMGGSSSNSVVNSKMNITLGKEGVGIYGKNTTVNQTGNIKVGETTIGNGGFSDPNKNKNSIGIFADNSNVNYSGTMTVDKPLSVGIYAANGGTVTLRNGATLNIKNGATGIMTGKGVAGVTVSKGAVINVDGKANHPSASSKNVSFGIAAYSGIIDNQGVINLTNGATGIYLGGSASLKNGSEGTINIVPGHTGSKIGTPGGPSKADLGGVIIDKGGKISINHKVVTAGRINITGSLNMDGMGIDITGRPIIDAHSIGGVAFVEPNFSEGNSKQAYVIADVFRTSGIGTFSGDVQSRSVSWIAKITHGSVPGTTTKDITVARIPYQSLIEGVRYVELAKGMEGVRTNISTNSSSEIFKSFDRIDTHREFGRSVAEIRGDIYSNLQERMKTVEGAFDKSYDELLSSYNKTRNASKFSIIHTRGEHEDSTLGVTGYKYNTSGALYVNDREGFTYGGKYGWSAGVVGTKFEFNDETNKGSKETVVSGKVGVHYQTPLNSFDDNARLKWLTRGEITVNDHRTKKHSLVNGDNYTNKAHFYSTDISWKNKVFYEHDINTKWTLTPYGGVDLSYGHVSKIKERGNELDLEVKAKDYFTITPNIGVETKYTLPLGLTHQAFAKLDTQVDYDVTKLYRNPNMAKIKNANTGYYKLSEPERRRGRVTVGAELGFEKEGTYGVTFRAEYQGYKKSDMNYGVKLNYKF, encoded by the coding sequence ATGTTAGATTATACAAAGGTAGAAAGCCGTTTAAAAAGTTTTTTGAAAAATAATAAGAGACTGGGATATTCAGTAGCCTTATTAGTATCATTCTTAATAAATGGTGGATTTTCTTATGCAGTAGAAACAAGAGCAGAATTAAGAGATAGAATAGTGCAAGAACAAGAAAATATATCTCAAATGCTAAAAGATAGTGATAAGAGTATAAGCGATATAGAATTAAAAATAAAGAAATTAACTCAAAGAGGAGAATTTTGGGTAAAACCACTAGAAAGATCATATCAAGTAGCATTTATAACAAGTTTTGGAAATTACACAAAAAATAGAAATAGAACAGAACAAAACTTTACAGAACCAGAATATGGAACACCTGGAGGAAGAAGAGGAAGTTCTGGAAATATTTATATGGTAGATATAAATGGAATAACTGAATTAGCAAATAATAAAGCAACAACAGGAAATAAAAGTAATTATAAGGGAAGCTATAATTATAAAGGTAAAAACTATGGAGAATATGGAATAATAAAGGATCCATTAGAATTTGTGGATAAAATAGATTTTGGAGCAAGTATAACACCAAAAGCAGTTGCAGAGAAGACAGTAGCAATAAAAACTGTATCAGAAACTAGAGTAACAGAACCAAGAGTAAGTGTATCTAAAATAGATGTATCAAGAGTTACAGTAACTCCTCCTACAGCTCCAAGAATGCAAGCATTACCAAATCCTGGAAACCCAAGTGTAAATATAACAGCACCTGGAGCAATAACACCATTAGGAACAGTAACAGTTGCAGCAATACCTGCAATAAATGTTGCAGTTGCAGCGCCAACAGTGGGAGCAGCACCAACAGTGAATGCACCAACAGTTGCAACACCACCTACACCAGCAGGATTTAGTCCTAAATTGATTACTCCTCCTGAAAAGCCTGATGCACCAACAATAATTGCTCCGACTAACTTTACTCCTCCTGCTTTAGACTTTGTAGGAACTGGATTTTTTCAATACTGGGGAATTGGTTCTCATACAAATGGCATAAAACGGGGCACATATATTGATGGTAGTATTGTTATAGAAAACTATGAAAATTATAAGACTGCTAGTACACATACAACAACAAATCCTTTTGAAATAGTAACTGGTACTGGAACTGGTGGTATGAAATGGACAGGTTCATTAAATGCTTGGACTACTAATGGTGAAAATTGGGTTACTGGTATGACTCCAGCAAGAAACCTTAATTATAATGAAACTTTATCAACAGGTACAGTAGCTGGAGCAAAATCTGCTTTTATTAATGAATTAAGAGATCATGATGCAGTTATAGAAGGTAACTATAAGATGACTTATAATGGTGGAGATCCTACAACTATACCAGCTTTAAGTTATACTAAAATGTTTATTAGTTATAATCCTGCTGGAAGAGCAACAGATGAACCAGGAACTGTAGCAATGGCTCCTATGAGTGGTTGGTTAGGTCAAAGTGCAAAAAGAACTGCAACATTTAAAGGGACTCTAGAATTACATGGTTCTCCTAATAAAAATCCAAATGGTTCTCTATATGAAATATTGGTAGGAACTGAGCATCAATTATGGGATTCTCAAGATAATAGAGAAGGGTATTCTAATTTTGTTAATGAAGGGGATTTTATTTTAAAAAGTGGATATAATGTAATAGGTATTATGTTTGATTCAGAAGCACTTAATGAAAACGGAAGAACTAAAAAACATAATAATACTGCAAATAATAAAGGAAGAATTATTATTAAAAATGAAAATAGTATAGGTATAGATTTTGGTTCTTATATTATTAAAAATTGGCTTCCACTAGATGTTACATTAGGAAATATTATAGTTGAAGGTAAAAATAACTATGGTTTTAGAATGAAAAATATAGGACAGAATACTTACTATGATGATGTTACTGTATCAGGAGGAGGAGCAGGAAAGACAATAACAGTTGCGGGTAAAAATAATGTTGGGCTTGCAATAGGAAAGTCTCTTTCATCTAATCCACAACCTTATACTGAAGCAGGTAACTTAAATCATGGTGTTTTAGATAAAAATAATCCTATATCAAACTTTTTTGGTGTTAATGTAAAGGTTATTGGGGAAGAAACAGTAGGATTTTTAAGATTAAGTGATTCTTCTTCTGATAATACCAATGATTTTGTTTTCAATAATCAAACTATGGGTACATTTGAGTTAGGGAAAGGAGCAAAGAATAGTACATTAATAAGAACAGATAAATATGGGATACAAGTAAGAAAGGATATTACATCTACTGGTAAAGATAATGATGGAAAAGATAATACAGGTAGTGGAAATACTATTCTTCATGCAAATGGAGAAGCTCAACATATATATAACTATAGTAAAATTACTGTAGGAAAGGGATTTACTCAAACTACAGGTATGGCCGCTACAGGTACAGCTACTACTGCAAAAGTTAATATTTTAAATGAAGGCACTATAGAAATTCAAGGAAAAAAAGGTATAGGAATGTATGTAGACCAACATACTAAAGGTAAGAGTAGTGGAACTATTAAAATGCTTGGTGCAGGAGATACTGATGCTAAGGGTAATGTAGGTTCTGCAGAAAATGTTGGTATTTCAAATGCTGGAAATTTTGAATTTTTAGGAACTCTTGAAGTAAATGGTAAAAAATCATCAGGTATATATAATACAGGAGTAACAACAATATCAGTTGGAAGTGCGCCAACAGATACTACAAAAATAACTGCTACAAATGGTGCAACAGCGCTATACAGTAAAGGAAATAATACAAAAATAGAGTCCAATGTAACTGGTAAAAAATTAAAAATTACAGTTAATGCTGGAACAACAAAGCAAGGTTTAGCTGCTTATGCAGAAGATAAGTCAAAGATTATTTTAAAAGACTCTGAAATTAGTGTAACAGGAGGAGCAGCAGGAGTAGCTGCATTTAATACTGGAACTAAGATTGATTTAGAAGAAGCAACTTTAGCTTATGATGGGGATGGTTATGCAGTGTATTCAGATGGTAATGGTGAAGTTAATCTGAAGAAAGCAACTATTGAGTTAAAAGGAAGTTCAACTGCTTTTGATATTGACTTAGGAGCAGCAACTTTGCCAATTACATTAGATACTAATACTAGAATAAAGGTAAAATCTGATAATGTTATTGCATTTAACTTAAAAAGAGCAACTGGTTTAACAACAGTAGGTGGAATAGAAACAAGTATAAAATCTAAAATAGAAACTAAATTAGGTTTAGGAGCAAATTCTTTAAATAACCTATTTACAGGAAGTACAGCAACTAAATATAAGATTGCAGCAGCTGATGGCGGAACTATCACATTAGGAAGTCTTGATAAATCTGGAACATCTACTGATACAGTAGTTGATAAAAAAGAAGGATATCAATATTTTAATAGATTTTTAGCTCAAAGATTAGTTGCTACTACTAATAAAAACAGTACAATAAAAGCTGTATTAACAACAGCTGATGCAAATACAAGATATAACGGACAAGTTACTGGTTTTGAAATGAACTCAAGTAAGCTTGCAACTTCTAATGCTGAAGCAGCTATTAACTTAGTGCAATCTAAAATAATTGCTGATAGAAATGGTGCAGGTAATGGAGCAGTTGGAGCTTTCATTAACTATGGTAAAGTTTCTGTTGATAAAGATTCAGCTATTGAGGTAGAAACTCAAACTGGAAATACTGCTAATGATAAGGCTGTTGGAGTTTATGCAGTTAATGGTTCTGAAGTTTCAAATGCTGGTACTATTAAAGTTGGAGGTAAACAATCTGTTGGTATCTTAGGTATGGCTTACAGATTAGATAATAAAAACCAACTTGTTGTTGATGAATTTGGTTCAAAAGCAACTAATCAAGGTAAGGTTACTATTACAAATACTAAAGATATTACTATGACTGGTGAAAATTCTATTGGTATTTACGCTAAAAATAATAAGACAGGTTCTGCAGTAAGTAACCATGTAGTTTCTAATAGTGGAACAATTACTGTTGGTAAATCTTCAGGTACAAGTACAGCTGTTGCTATTTATGCTGATAAAGTTACTGTTAAACCTGAAAATGGTACTTTAAAAATTGCTGAAGGTGCTGTTGGTATCTATGCAACTCCTAAAACTGAAGTTGGTGTAGCTAATAAAAATTTAGGTACTATTCACTTTACAGGTAAAAATGCTGTTGGTATCTATTTAAAAGGTACTACTGCTGATGGAGATAGTGTTTTAAAAGGAAATAAATTAACTTTAAAACAAGATGCAGGAACTACTACTGGTAAAATAGGTATATTCTATGATTTACAAAATGCGCAAACATCTACTGTTGAAATAGATGCTGCTAATGCTAATAATGTAATTGCATACTATACTAAAAATAAAGATTTAACTGTTAAGGCTCCTATTACTTTAGCTCAAGGTAGTGTGGGTATTACAGGAACTTCTGGTAAGAAATTTACTTATGGTGATGATACTAATGCAACTCCTTATGTTATGACTATTGGTAAACAATCTACTGGTATCTATGGAGATTCTAATATTACTTTAGGTGCTAAGACAAATGTTAAGCTTCAAGATGAAAGTGCTATTGGTGCTTATGCGACAGGTACTAACGGTTTAATAACTTCTAAAGGTACTTTAACATTTAATAAAGAAAAGTCTACAGGACTTTATGCTGCCAATGGTGCTAAAATAGTTGAAGTTGCTGGAGCTAATTCTAAACTTGATTTCTCTGCTGCTACTGCTAAAAATAATACTGGTATATATTTAGCTGGAGCTAAATGGGAAGGAAGAGCTACTGCATATACTTTTGATTCAGATCATTCTAAGAAAAATATATATCTATTTGCTCAAGGTAGCAAAAATGGTTCTACTGTTCATTCAAGTAACTTAGTTTTAAAGAATGAATTTAAAGTAAGTCCTAGTGGTACAGCTAGTGGTTCTAATAAAACTATTGGTATATATTTAGATACTACTGTTAAAGGTGGAAGTGGATCTAGCGCATATACTTCTAATACTTTAGATTCAACTGCTGCTAATGCAAAAGTTACTGTTGAAAAAGGTGGTATAGGAATTTATGCAAAAAATAACTCTACTACTGTTGATAATATAATAAAAAGAGCAAATATTTCTTCTACTGGAAATGCATCAGTTGGAGTATTTGCTGATGGTAATATTAAATTAGAACAAGCTGGTGGAAAAATTACAGCTGCTAATAAAGGTATTGGACTTTATGGAAATAAAGGAAAAATTACTTTAGCTGCTCCTATTAATGTAGAAACTTCTACTCAAGGTACAGGTATTTATTTAACAAATGGAAGTTATTTAACTGGTTCTAAGATAACTCTTAAAAATACTGGTGTTGCAGCTGCAGGAGTTTACTATACTAAAGGAAATAATAATAATGAAGTTGTACACAATAATGAATTAGCCGTAAATAGTGGAAGTAATTTACTTGCTCTATACTTAGATAATGGAGTTAAAGTTAAAAATAATGCAGATATTACAGTTACTGCTGGTGCAAAAAATGTTGGAGCATTTGTAACTAAAGGTTCTACTTTAACAAATGATAAAACAATAAAAGTGGGAGCTACATCTGGATATACTGATGGAATGGGTATATATGTACAACATGGTATTGCTACTAACAATGCTGGTAAATTAATAGAAGTATTAGATAATTCAGCAAATTCTGTATCAGTAGCTATGGCAGCTAATGGTGCAGCAGCAGCTACAAGTGCTACTATTACTAATAAAGGAAATATTAAAGTTTATGGAGATGCTATTGGTATGAATGTTGGTGGATACTCAACAGGAACTAACACAGGTACAATAATAGCAACAGATAGAGGTTCTTTAAAAGCAATAGGTGCTTATGTAAATGGAGCTAATGCTAAATTTACTAATAGTGGAACTATCCAATCAGATAATATAGCTGTTGCGCTTAAAGATACTAAAGCTGGTAATGTAACTAGTACAGGTTCATTAAAATTAACAAAAAATAATGCTGTTGGAGTTTATGCAGATAATTCAGTTATTAATTTTGCAGTAACACCTATAACAACAAATAATGGAACTGTTGCTCTATATGCAAAAGGAAATACAACAATTAATAGTAAAATAACTTCAGCAACAGGTAAAGGACACGTTGGAGTATATGTTGCAGATAGTAAAGTAACATTTGGAAATGCTTCATCAGTTATAGTTGGTAATGGTGTAAATGGAGCTTATGGAGTAGGTGTATTTACTAAAGCTGGATTTAATGGAAATATTAAAACAACTATTACTCAAAATGGAGATAAAACAATAGGTCTTTATGCTGGTAATCAAGGTGGAGTAGGTTCTAAAATTACTCATGAAGGAACTATGAATATAGGAAGAGGAGTAGGTATATTTGTTCCTCAAAATTCAAGCTTTATTGCTAAAAATTCTGTTCTAAATGTTAATGGAGGAACTGCTATATTCTTAAAAGGTGGTACTGTTGATTTAGGAGCAACAGGAAAGGCAACAATTAACTTTGGAGCTAATGGAGGAACTGCTATCTATCAAGAAAGTGGTACTATTAACACTGGTGCTAACTTAAGAATAAATGGAAAAGGAAGTTTCTTAGCTCTTAAAAATGCTAACTCAACAATAAATTCTGTTGTTTCTGTTGGAGCTAATGCAATGGGTATTAATGCTATTTATGATAAAGCAGGTACTAATTATGCGCTTACAATAGGTAATGCTGGAAAATTCCAATTAAATGGAAATAAAGCTACTGGATTATCTGCTACAGTAAGAGGAGTTCTACCTAATAAGGTTACAGTTGTAAATAAGGGACTTATTGAAACTTTAGGTGCTAATACTGAAACAACTGGTATTATCGCTAATGGAGCTTCAGTTCAAAATATAGGAAGAATTAATATAGGTATAAAAGGTGCTGCTATCTATGCAACTAATGATGGTACAGATAAAAATACTCAAATTTCAAATACAGGTCAAATTAACTTAATTGGTAATGAAGCTAAAGGTATTGTTGGAATTAAAGTTAATACTAACCAAAATATAGTTGTAGGTAGAATAACAGGTAATAAAGATCAACTTGTTGGAGCATACTTTAAAAATAGTAATACTGTAAACATTAGAGACGCTAAAGTCAATTTAGCTACTAATGCTAAAGGTTTAGTATTTGATACAACTAACTTTAATATATCAGCTACAACTGGTAAAAACTTAGTTAATGTTGGAGGAACTACTGATAATACTAAACGTGCAATTGGAGTAGCTGCTATTGGAAGCAGTGGTTCTATATCTAAAACAGATATAACTATTGGTTCATCTGCTACTGGAAAACAATCTATGGGACTTTATGCGCAAGGTGGTACTTTAACTTATGATTCAACTACTGGAGATTTAAAAGCTACAGGTAATAATGTAATACTTGCTTATGCTGATGCCTCTGGTACTATCAATTTAAATGGTGGAAAAACTTTAAATGTTGGAGCAGGTGGTATAGGAGTTGGAGCTAAAGGAGGAAATGTCTTAGCTAATAAAACAACTGTAATCCAAGTAAATGGTCTTGAAGGTATTGGAGCTTATGTAAATGGTGGAAGAATAAGCCCTAACTTTGATATCAAAGTTAAAGGTACTAAAGGTAGAGGAGTTTACGCAACAGGTAATGTTTTAAGTTTAGCTAAAGTAAGTGAATTAAAAGGAACAGGATCTATTGCTTATGTTTTAGAAAATGTAACTAACCATGTATCTGTACCTAATGCAATACAATTAACTGATACAGCTTCTACTGGTCAATTTGGTGTTGTAGCTATGGGTAGAGGAAATGGATTAACAGTTAATAATATAAAAGTTGTTGGAAATAGTAATATTGGGGTATCTAGTACAACTGGTAAAGCTGTAATAAATAATGGTACATTAAATGTTGCTAACTCTGTAGCTAATAAGACATCAATAGGTATTTACTCTAGAGGTGGAAGTATAACAAATAAAGGTACTGTAACAGTTGGAGCTAACTCTTTAGGTATTTATGGTGAAAAATCATCAGTAACAACTGGCGCATTAACAGTAGCTGGAAATAAAGGTGTTGGAATATCTTTAAATAATAAGACTGGTGCTCTTGGAAATGTTATTGTAAATGGAAATGTAAGTGTTGGAGCTAACCAAGCTGTAGGTATACAAGTTTCTAAAGCTAATATTACTGTAAATAACCTAACTGTTGGTAATGGAGATAGTAAAGGTATCTTTGCTGATGGCGCTGGAAATATTACAGCAAGAGGAAATGTTGATGTAGGAGCAAATTCAGTAGGTATCTATCAAAAAGCTGGAAATGGAATAATAAGAGTAGGTACTTTAAATAATACTATGAAGGTTGGAGAAAAAGGTTATGGAGTTCTATCACAAGGTTCAGCTGTAATTAATAACTCTAATTTAACAGTAGGAAAAGAAGGAATAGGTATCTATGTAAAAGACAATAATCTAACATCAAAAGGTACTGTAACAGTAGGAACTAATGGTGTGGGATTATTCTTAAAAGGAGCTGGAAAAACATTAAGATCTGAAGGTCTAGTAACAGTTGCAACTAATAACTCTATAGGAGTATATGCAGATGGCGCAAATATTATCCAAAAAGGTGGAATGAAGATAGGAAATACTTCTAAAATGGGAGGAATGTCAGGAAATAGCACTCCATTTACAGGAATAGGAGTTTACTCTAAAGGAGATGGAAATGTAAGTGCTGAAGGAAATCTAATAGTAGGTTATGATTCTATAGGAGTATATAAAAATGGAAAAGGAACTGTTAATGTAGGTTCTGCATCAGGAAATGATAAATTAGCAGTTGCTGATAAAGGATATGGAATCTACCATATGGGTGGATCATCTTCAAATAGTGTAGTTAACAGTAAGATGAATATCACACTAGGAAAAGAAGGTGTAGGTATTTATGGAAAGAATACTACTGTAAACCAAACAGGAAATATTAAAGTTGGAGAAACTACAATAGGAAATGGTGGATTTAGCGATCCAAATAAGAATAAGAACTCTATAGGTATATTTGCAGATAATTCTAATGTTAATTATTCTGGTACTATGACTGTAGATAAGCCATTATCAGTAGGTATTTATGCAGCAAATGGAGGAACAGTAACTCTTAGAAATGGAGCTACATTAAATATTAAAAATGGTGCTACAGGTATAATGACAGGAAAAGGTGTAGCAGGTGTTACAGTAAGTAAAGGTGCTGTAATAAATGTTGATGGAAAAGCAAACCATCCAAGTGCATCAAGTAAAAATGTATCGTTTGGTATCGCAGCATATAGTGGAATAATAGATAACCAAGGAGTTATAAATTTAACAAATGGAGCTACAGGAATTTATCTTGGAGGATCTGCTAGCCTTAAAAATGGAAGCGAAGGAACTATAAATATTGTACCAGGTCATACTGGAAGTAAAATTGGTACACCAGGAGGACCTTCAAAAGCAGATCTTGGAGGAGTAATAATAGATAAAGGTGGAAAAATATCTATTAACCATAAAGTAGTAACAGCAGGAAGAATCAATATTACAGGAAGCTTAAATATGGATGGAATGGGAATAGATATTACAGGAAGACCAATAATAGATGCGCATTCTATTGGAGGAGTAGCTTTTGTAGAACCTAACTTCTCAGAAGGAAATTCAAAACAAGCTTATGTAATTGCAGATGTATTTAGAACAAGTGGAATAGGTACATTCTCAGGAGATGTTCAATCTAGATCAGTATCTTGGATAGCTAAAATAACTCATGGAAGTGTCCCAGGAACTACAACTAAAGATATAACAGTTGCAAGAATACCATATCAAAGTTTAATAGAAGGAGTAAGATATGTAGAACTTGCAAAAGGTATGGAAGGTGTAAGAACAAATATTAGTACAAATTCTTCATCAGAAATATTTAAATCATTTGATAGAATAGATACTCATAGAGAATTTGGAAGATCAGTGGCAGAAATTCGTGGAGATATATACTCTAATTTACAAGAAAGAATGAAGACTGTTGAAGGAGCATTTGATAAATCTTATGATGAATTATTATCTTCATATAATAAGACAAGAAATGCTAGCAAGTTTAGTATAATCCATACAAGAGGAGAACATGAAGATTCAACTTTAGGAGTAACAGGATATAAATATAATACATCAGGAGCTTTATATGTAAATGATAGAGAAGGCTTTACATATGGTGGAAAATATGGATGGTCAGCTGGAGTAGTGGGAACTAAGTTTGAATTTAATGACGAAACAAATAAAGGTTCAAAAGAAACAGTTGTATCAGGAAAAGTAGGAGTACACTATCAAACACCATTAAATAGCTTTGATGATAATGCAAGATTAAAATGGTTAACAAGAGGAGAAATCACAGTAAATGACCATAGAACAAAGAAACATAGCTTAGTAAATGGAGATAACTATACAAATAAAGCGCATTTCTATTCAACAGATATATCTTGGAAGAATAAAGTATTCTATGAACATGATATAAATACAAAATGGACTTTAACACCTTATGGAGGAGTA